Proteins encoded together in one Camelina sativa cultivar DH55 chromosome 9, Cs, whole genome shotgun sequence window:
- the LOC104715832 gene encoding uncharacterized protein LOC104715832, giving the protein MDSPRSASSNPSAGSHLRRATTSESSSSTRSVRRRTRSLRPSDSSSTDSDAAQFEEIKRRLAPGSAVPSSSGLTFKIPSLIDEPMNDGLSSPNLDDVPLPTVNLFNHMPATSIKIDAAVDALRIGKLKVDVTVVADRPRKLNTKPKILIPNAFQRPWDAPSGFICLSEKYFTECGLTFPLPSFLMTYFARRKAAISQFAPATFRNAVGLSIMAEAAGVKLTCDHFKELTCLNPSSREKAPGLYYVASGKKTTLVEGAKGKTYNWKGSYFFLEVAAGVMEDPSIPWFSGWNPSPVVIPRCLLPYPSSFRAEIDAIKLRCPFVWPGTEGRKDRPRKLASSRRPRAETMGKLNLNVPNASARYRQAPEPSSRSAPRQDVRRGSDPPAAGSSKKVPPSPRRAVETRQRSPPPNRHTGPEETLPRRKVDGTPGRIADPPQRSQKRKDGPEQEPSVPLKKSKSVDFSWDFAHSSGARPFPSDSQSCAELFRKIHYGEGRLSSVERMKESDAVTEVAQASFEFIARINRMATRYERRVRDLERSGASNERIERLEAQLGDAVRSNQRLSDLVAKLEHHRSGLIKERDSLSTKLKESEASCNGLKLTLSSETRRLRDRRXFFSVVIPRCLLPYPSSFRAEIDAIKLRCPFVWPGTEGRKDRPRNATRDGRLTLLVRARTRLKVTGGDR; this is encoded by the exons ATGGATTCCCCTCGATCCGCGTCGTCCAATCCCTCTGCCGGAAGTCACCTTCGACGAGCGACGACTTCTGAATCTAGCAGCTCTACCAGGTCTGTTCGCCGTCGAACTCGTTCTCTAAGACCCTCTGACTCGTCTTCGACGGATTCAGATGCGGCTCAATTCGAAGAGATAAAGCGTCGTCTTGCTCCCGGATCTGCAGTCCCTAGCTCTTCTGGGCTTACTTTCAAGATTCCTTCCTTGATAGACGAGCCTATGAACGATGGCTTGTCTTCTCCTAATTTGGACGATGTCCCTTTGCCAACCGTGAATCTCTTCAATCATATGCCGGCGACGTCGATAAAAATTGATGCGGCAGTTGACGCACTTCGTATCGGGAAATTAAAAGTTGATGTGACAGTTGTTGCGGATCGTCCCAGGAAACTGAACACGAAACCGAAGATCTTGATTCCGAACGCCTTTCAACGTCCCTGGGATGCACCTTCCGGTTTTATTTGTCTTTCAGAGAAATACTTCACCGAGTGCGGACTCACCTTTCCTCTTCCGTCTTTTTTGATGACGTATTTTGCTCGTCGAAAGGCGGCTATTTCCCAATTTGCCCCGGCGACCTTTCGAAATGCTGTCGGACTTTCGATCATGGCCGAGGCTGCAGGGGTCAAGCTCACTTGTGATCACTTCAAAGAGTTGACGTGTCTGAATCCGTCGAGTCGGGAGAAGGCTCCTGGGCTTTATTACGTAGCCTCGGGAAAGAAGACGACGCTCGTCGAGGGTGCCAAGGGTAAAACGTATAACTGGAAAGGCTCATATTTCTTTTTGGAAGTTGCCGCGGGGGTTATGGAGGATCCGTCGATCCCttggttttctgggtggaaccctTCACCCG ttgttattCCGAGGTGTTTGCTTCCATACCCTTCTTCTTTCCGAGCTGAAATAGACGCGATTAAGCTCCGCTGCCCATTCGTTTGGCCGGGAACCGAGGGTAGAAAGGATCGTCCGCGGAAGTTAGCATCTAGCCGAAGACCAAGGG ctgAGACTATGGGGAAACTGAATTTGAACGTTCCTAATGCATCCGCTCGCTATCGCCAAGCTCCAGAGCCGTCGTCTCGGTCGGCTCCCCGACAGGATGTTCGTCGAGGTTCCGATCCCCCAGCTGCAGGATCGTCCAAAAAGGTCCCCCCTTCCCCTCGTCGAGCTGTGGAAACCCGTCAAAGGTCTCCCCCGCCTAACCGCCATACTGGCCCTGAAGAGACGCTCCCAAGGAGGAAGGTGGACGGGACTCCTGGTCGCATTGCCGACCCTCCACAAAGGTCACAGAAAAGGAAAGATGGCCCTGAACAAGAGCCATCTGTCCCGCTAAAGAAGTCGAAGTCGGTCGACTTCAGCTGGGATTTTGCCCATTCATCTGGAGCTCGTCCCTTTCCGTCTGACTCGCAGTCTTGTGCCGAGTTGTTTCGAAAGATTCATTACGGCGAAGGTCGTCTCTCCTCTGTTGAAAGGATGAAAGAGTCCGATGCTGTCACCGAAGTTGCTCAAGCGTCTTTTGAG tttattgcGCGTATTAACCGCATGGCGACCCGCTACGAACGTCGTGTTCGAGACCTGGAACGTTCAGGGGCGTCGAATGAGAGGATTGAGCGCCTCGAGGCTCAATTGGGGGATGCAGTTCGGTCAAACCAGAGGCTTAGCGACCTTGTGGCCAAGCTCGAACATCACCGGAGTGGGCTTATCAAAGAACGGGATTCTCTTTCGACGAAGCTTAAGGAGTCCGAAGCTTCCTGCAATGGTCTGAAGCTAACCCTTAGCTCGGAGACGAGAAGGCTCAGGGATCGGCGTNtttttttttcagttgttaTTCCGAGGTGTTTGCTTCCATACCCTTCTTCTTTCCGAGCTGAAATAGACGCGATTAAGCTCCGCTGCCCATTTGTTTGGCCGGGAACCGAGGGTAGAAAGGATCGTCCGAGGAA tGCGACTCGTGATGGTCGGCTTACCCTTTTAGTGCGAGCTAGGACTCGGCTTAAAGTAACCGGGGGCGACCGTTAA